A genomic window from Candidatus Methylacidiphilum fumarolicum includes:
- a CDS encoding YihY/virulence factor BrkB family protein gives MKFLFNLFKGAAWGWIKHNASKMGAALSCYILFSIIPLILVLVSLASLFLDPIKVNQEILFILLQILGDESINLFKNSQFHVSFEFWKNPRELLTVIFSLLFGASGAFMELQKSLNEIWEIEPGKEAGIWHFVQRQFLSFFIVFFSGLLLLLFLLLSTTFLETASFLREFSPGLKKYIPEGIQLASFIIEGLIFALLYKILPDTKVLFRDVWLGAAFASTLIFIGKSLLWISLRKSAVATIYGAGGSAIMLLLWIFYCSQIFFFGAELCREYALSTSKERKAGKINQNRFTYLNRS, from the coding sequence ATGAAATTTCTTTTTAACCTTTTCAAAGGGGCTGCTTGGGGATGGATTAAACATAATGCTTCGAAAATGGGAGCAGCCCTTTCCTGTTATATCCTATTTTCTATTATCCCTCTCATATTAGTACTCGTTTCCCTCGCCAGCCTTTTCCTTGATCCAATAAAAGTCAATCAAGAAATTCTATTTATTCTTTTACAAATTTTAGGGGATGAATCCATCAATCTTTTTAAGAATTCTCAATTTCATGTTTCTTTCGAATTTTGGAAAAACCCTAGAGAACTTTTAACTGTGATTTTCTCTTTGCTGTTCGGAGCTTCTGGGGCATTTATGGAATTGCAAAAATCTCTTAATGAAATATGGGAAATAGAACCCGGCAAGGAAGCCGGGATATGGCATTTTGTCCAAAGACAATTTTTATCTTTTTTTATCGTTTTTTTTTCTGGATTGTTACTGCTTCTTTTTCTTTTATTGTCCACAACTTTTTTGGAAACCGCTTCTTTTTTAAGGGAATTTTCTCCAGGGTTGAAAAAATACATTCCGGAAGGTATTCAATTGGCAAGTTTTATTATTGAAGGCCTTATATTTGCTTTGCTGTATAAAATCTTGCCTGATACAAAAGTTTTATTCAGAGACGTTTGGTTAGGAGCGGCTTTTGCTTCCACTTTAATTTTTATTGGTAAATCCTTATTATGGATATCCTTAAGAAAGAGTGCTGTGGCAACGATTTATGGCGCGGGAGGATCAGCCATAATGCTTCTACTTTGGATATTTTACTGTTCTCAAATTTTCTTTTTTGGAGCCGAACTTTGCCGAGAATATGCGCTATCTACTTCAAAAGAAAGAAAAGCAGGCAAGATCAATCAAAACCGTTTCACCTATTTAAATCGTAGTTAG